Below is a window of Allomuricauda ruestringensis DSM 13258 DNA.
CCCATCAACAGGGTTTACCCCTATTCCTGTAAAGCCCGTATCGTTGTACTCATAGTTGCATCGGATAGGCTGCGCGCTTCCGTCTCCGATAATGGTGCAGTAATTTTCGTTGGAGGTTTCGTCAAAAGGGCCGTATAGTGCAAAATCCCATTCTGCGGTAATAGTTCCTCCAGAATTTACGGGCAATGCTTCAATATCAAAACCAATTTGTCCATCGGTGCCTGCTCTAAATACATACCATTCTGTATTGTTCTCAATATTGGCCGAGCTCACACTTCCTTTTTCCAAACAGCCTGTTTGGGTAATTACCTCTGGATCAAAATCATCGATATCGCCACTGCCGTCTGTAGTTCCCATAATGGGCGCATCGGCACAAACGGGTATGGCTGTTCTACAATCTGGTGAGTTTTGGGCGCTAACTGCAATGGGAAAAAGCAAACAACAGATAGCACTAAATAGAGCTCTCATAGAATTTTGGGGCTATTGGTTATTCTACCTATAACCAGTATAACTCCTTATTTTGCTCTTTTAGTATGTTTTTGTCCAATAAAATTTGATGCTGATCAATAAACAACAAACTTGTTAACGTCGAAGAGAAAAATGACTTTGTAGATGCTTGGCATAAGTTCGGTTGCCATCATCATTAACATAAGATAGCTTAAACCAATAATCGGTGGATGGCAATGGCTTGCCCTGAAATCTTCCGTCCCAGCCCGCATCAAACTCGGTCATTTGCTTGATGAGCTTACCATAACGATCGTAAATGGTTACTATAGCCGAATTTAAGGTGGAAAGTCCTTCAATTTGCCAAGTTTCGTTCAGCACATCACCATTGGGAGAGAAAATAGCCAAATATCCCACTACAACAATATCCTCCTCTACCACACCACATCCGTAGGGGTCGCGCATACTCACGGTATGCACTCCGGGGGGAACACCTTCAAACACATTACTGCTCTGGTAATCGCTTCCATCTATACTGAATTCATACGCATCATTGTTTTCCGTATTGATGGTTACCGTATTGTTGACGCTCATATCGTCAATATCGATACTTGAAATCTGTGGCATAGTTGAAATTTCTACGGACACCGCCCTACTCGCTTCGCAAACTATTCCGTTGGATTGATTGGTAACAGTCAAAGTATATTCTCCTGCTTCCGAAACCATAATGGATGGTGTTTGCTCACCTGTACTCCACTGGTAGGCATAATTCAGATTGGGTTGGGTTTCCCCAATTTCCAAACTTCCAACGGCCTCGCAAATGACCGCTTCCTCATCAAAATTCAATACAGGTGTTTCTATGGCATTCAAAGTAAAGCTTTGGGTTGCATCATAACAATCAGGGTTTGCCAAGGAGGTAGCCCTCACATAAATTATTTCAGAACCTCCAGTTGGCACATACTGTTTTTCCAAAGGATTCACACCTGCTTCGGCATCGGTTTGTGAGCTATGGTAGCTGACCACAAAATCATTGGGGTTCATCCTGTTAAGCGCTTCCGAATTCTTGCTGTTCAAATCAAAAGACGTGTCCGCCTCGTAACAAAAAGTTTCATCCGTTAGCATTCCAGTAACGGGCACCTCATTAAAAACAACCTGCACATCACTCACAATACTTTCGCTAGAAGTTGCGACCACAACACGGTACTGACCAGAATTTTGAACATTATGCGTCGCCCCATTGGCTCCCGCGATTAATTGATAACCACCTCCTGAGTCCATATACCATTCGTAATTAATGGCCCCAGAGGTAAAGGCATCCAAAACCACATTGTCTCCCTCGCAAGCAGCAATGGGCGGTCCCAACAAATTGCTTACAATGGAACAATCCAATGCACTGTTCGGATAATCTAACCAGATATTTCCCGTAAACTGAATGGAAAAGCCCGAATTTATATTGCTAAAATTATTGATAAAGAGATAGTAGTCCTCTCCTGCTTCCACTTGAAGCCAATCCTCATAATGCACCGAATCCTCATCACCCGTAGGGTCTTCTCCTACTCCAACAAAGCTGGTATTTTCGCTATTATCAAAAAAATTACAACGGATAGGCTCCCCCAAATCACTACAATCGCTCGCACGGTAAAGGGCAAAATCCCAATCTTCGTTAGCGTTATGTCCTATATTAAAACCCAACTGACCAGATTCAGCGGTTCGAAAACGATACCAAGCCGAATTGGATTCAATCGCACCTGTAGTGGTCGGTTCCAAGCACCCACTAGATGCCGCACCATTAAAGTCATCAGTCCCAAAACCATTGGTTCCACCATTTATAGGTGTATTGCTGCATATAGGAACAGCACCAATACAATCTTGGGCCACCTGTGCTTGCACAGTTTGCCAAAATAATAGCAACAATAAGGTCTTAGCAAAAAGTTTAATCATAAAAGACTGTAGGTTTGGATATTATAAAAGTACCGTGGTGCTTGCCTTAACAATAATTTATGTTGTCAAAGCCCCCATACCAGATGTTAAATCGATCATTAATGTATATCTTTGCTCTCCTTAAGCAATAGCTATGAAACTAGAGCAGGCATTGGAAGAACAATATGAAGAAAGAGGAAACGACCACGTAGGTTCCTCATCGGACACACCTTTAAGAGAAGATGCTTTTGTATTGAGCGATGAAGAAAAAATCGAAAGAATACAAAAAAGCGTAAGGGAAATTATGCTTACCCTCGGCCTCGATTTGGATGACGACAGTTTAAAAGGTACACCCAAACGGGTGGCCAAAATGTACGTACAAGAAATTTTTGGCGGATTGCATCCTGATAGAAAACCAAAGTCGTCAACTTTTGACAATAAGTACAAGTACGGTGAAATGTTGGTGGAAAAAAACATTGTAGTTTACTCTACCTGCGAGCACCACTTGCTACCCATCGTTGGACGGGCGCATATCGCCTACATTTCCAACGGAACTGTGGTTGGCCTTTCCAAAATGAACCGTATTGTGGATTATTTTGCAAAGCGACCACAGGTACAGGAACGTATGAATATCCAAATTGTAAAGGAACTTCAAAAAGTATTGGAAACTAAGGATGTTGCCTGTGTTATCGATGCCAAACACCTTTGCGTAAATTCCAGGGGCATAAGGGATATTGATAGTAGTACCGTAACCGCTGAATATGGTGGGAAGTTTAAGGACGAAGCCACAAGAAGGGAATTTTTGGACTACATCAATCTCGATACCGAATTTTAAACACCAATCGTTTAAATGCAATTGTACAAAGACCAATCCTTACGAATCCATAATTCACTTACTGGAAAAAAAGACGTATTCAAACCTATAAACGAAGGCCATGTGGGCATGTACGTCTGCGGCCCCACCGTTTATAGCAATGTGCATTTAGGCAACTGCCGTACTTTTATGTCTTTCGACATGATTTTTCGTTACTTTAAGCACTTGGGGTACAAAGTGCGCTATGTTCGGAACATTACCGATGCAGGTCATTTGGAAAATGATGCAGATGAAGGTGAGGACAAAATAGCCAAAAAGGCCAAGTTGGAGCAAATTGAACCCATGGAAGTGGTACAACGCTACACCGTGGATTTCCATAATACCCTACAGCAATTCAACCTTTTGCCTCCAAGCATTGAACCCACGGCTACCGGCCATATCATAGAGCAAATAGAAATCATCAAGGAGATTCTTGAAAAAGGGTTCGCCTATGAGGCAAACGGTTCGGTTTATTTTGATGTGGTCAAGTTCAACCAAGATCACGATTACGGCAAGTTGAGCGGTAGAAAGTTGGAAGATATGATTACCAACACCCGCGAACTTACCGCACAGGATGAGAAAAGAAACCCACAGGATTTCGCCCTTTGGAAAAAAGCCGAACCACAACATATCATGAGGTGGCCATCTCCATGGGGAGACGGCTTCCCGGGATGGCATTTGGAATGTACGGCCATGAGCACCAAATATCTGGGTGAGACTTTCGACATTCATGGAGGAGGAATGGATCTTAAATTCCCACACCACGAGTGCGAAATAGCACAAGCAGAAGCCAGTACGGGAAAATCTCCCGTAAACTATTGGATGCATGCCAATATGTTGACCTTGAATGGTAGAAAAATGTCCAAATCCACAGACAATAATCTTTACCCTGCAGAGATTTTTAGTGGTGACAATAATATACTGAGCAAGCCATACTCACCTTCAGTAGTCCGCTTTTTTATGATGCAAGCCCACTATACCAGTATTTTGGACCTTAGTGATGAAGCCTTGCAAGCCTCCGAAAAAGGATACAACCGTTTAATGGATGCCCTGGATAGCATTGACAACCTCAAAACCGGTGACAAATCTGATTTTGATGTTGCTGCATGGAAGCAGAAATGCTACGATGCCATGAACGACGACTTCAACACACCCATTTTAATTGCCCAATTGTTCGAGGCCGTAAAGCACATCAACCAAATCAAAGAGGACAAAGAATCTATTTCTACGGAAGACAAGGATATTTTGGACAGCACACTTAAAGCCTTTGTTTACGATGTACTTGGCATTGAAAACCAATCTATAACCAAAGATGATTCCAACACTTTGAACGGGGTTATGGAATTATTGATCGATATTAGAAATGAGGCACGTGCCAAAAAGGATTTTGCCACTTCCGACAAAATCAGGGACCAATTGGTTGCCTTGGGCATTCAAATAAAAGATGGCAAGGACGGTACTACTTTTAGCGTAAATTAATACAATCGTTCCTATCAAGAAATTTCTCTTGTGGAACTTTAACGTACTGAAACATGAAAAAAATATTGATAGCACCATTTGTACTATTGGTCAAGTTTTATCAATATTTTATTTCCCCCATGTTCCCTTCTACATGCCGCTACTCCCCCACTTGCTCACAATACACCTTGGAAGCCTTAAAAAAACATGGACTGTTCAAGGGCGGGTGGCTTTCCATCAAACGGATAGCGAGTTGTAACCCTTGGGGTGGAAGCGGTTATGACCCCGTTCCCTGAAAATTGAACTTTAATTAACACCCTGCAACCGTTGAAAGTAGTTATATTAGTCCCAAAATTTATTTAAATGTACTTTCTAGGATTTGACTGGAACCCCGAAGGAACCCTTTTTAAACTGGGTTTTTTACAGATAAAATATTACAATCTACTATGGATTGCAGCCTTTGTCCTTGGCTGGTTCATTATGAAAAAAATCTTCCTGAACGAAAAGAAATCCATGGAAAAACTGGATTCTCTTTTCATTTATACCGTGGTTTCCATAATGTTGGGAGCACGTTTGGGACATGTATTTTTTTATGATTGGGACTATTACAAGGACCACTTGGCAGAAATTCTTTTGCCCATTCGCGAAAGTGCAGACAGCTCTCTCTTCGGCATCATCAATGGTTATGAGTTTACCGGATTTACCGGATTGGCCAGTCATGGAGCAACTATAGCTGCCATTATTGGCATTTGGTTGTACACCCGTAAATGGAAGGACATTAAAATGCTTTGGTTGTTGGACAGGTTGGTTGTCCCATCGGCCATTGGAGCCGCTTTTGTAAGATTCGGTAATTTCTTCAATTCCGAGATCAATGGAAAAGTAGTGGACAAATCTTATTTTTTGGCCACAAGGTTTATCCGAGATTCGGATGATATGCCAGCATATCAAGCTATGGCACTTACCAAGGAACAAACCCCGAATGCCGCTTACAAAGCCATTCAACATAACCCGAAATTCTCGGAGATTTTACAATCCATTCCCTATCGCCATCCTGCCCAATTGTACGAAGCGATTTGCTACATTTTCGTGTTTATAGCCTTATACCTTTTATATTGGAAAACAGATTGGAAGAATAAACCGGGCTTTCTCTTCGGTTTGTTCATGGTGCTATTGTTTGTAGTTCGATTCTTTGTGGAGTTCTACAAGAAAAGTCAAGGTGGTTTCGAAGATTCATTGGGAATGCTCTCCACAGGACAATGGCTCAGTATTCCAATGATATTTATTGGCATCTATTTTATGCTTAAACCGCCTCCTGTAGAACTTTAATATGATGTACAAATTTGAAAAAATAGTCCTCTTAGTTTTAGTCCTTGTTCTGGCATCATGCAAAACGGAGTCTAAACAAGCACTTAAAACAGAATCCATATCCTTTACCAAGGAAGGGAATCTCGCCGTCATATCAACAGAAATAGATTCCATAAAGGCAAATTTTGATATAGAGATAGCAGAAACGGACTATGAGACCAAAACAGGGCTCATGTACAGAAAATCCATGGAAAAGGAGCAAGGAATGCTGTTCATACAGCCTACCGAGTCCTTGCAATACTTTTATATGAAGAACACAGAAATCCCTTTGGATATTATCTACATTAGTCAGGCCCAAAAAATTGTCAGCTTTCAAAAAAACGCAAAACCTTTTGATGAAAACACCCTACCCTCCAATGCACCTGCAAAATATGTACTGGAAATAAATGCTGGGCTTTCGGACCAACTAGGGTTGCAAGTGGGTGACAGTATTAGCTTTTCACGTAATTAAATGCCCAAATATCTGTTAGAAAACCAAGCTTCGGAGCGATTGATCTTTCGAAAATTGACAGCATCGGATTTTGATGATTGGCTGCCCTTTTATCACAATCCAAAATCTACGCAATTTTGGGAAGGGCTCCCCACAGACCCCGTTAAAGCTTGTCGAGAACAGTTCAATCGGGTTTTTGAACGTTATGAGAACGATTTGGGCGGTATGAATGCCCTAATTTCAAAAGAATCGGGAGAATCGGGAGAATTGGTAGGGATCTGTGGCTTGCTTGTACAAACCGTGGATAATGTACAAGAATTGGAAATCGGTTATTCCATACTACCAAAGCATTGGTTGCAGGGCTACGCTATAGAAGCAGCCCAAAAATGTAAGAAGCATGCCTTTGACAATAGCTTTTCGGACTCTTTGATCTCCATTATTCATGTGGATAATGTACTATCCCAAAAAGTTGCCAAGAAAAATGGTATGTGCTTGGACAAAACCACGACCTACAAGGATAATCCAGTCCATATTTTTAGAGTGAATCGAGGATAATCGTATTTTTGGGACAATACCATTTTACCACATGAAGCTACCCAAAAGCTACGCCATCCTAACACAAAACAATTCCAATACGCAGCAATTGGTGCATAACCTGCTCCACAACCAACCTATTGATGGTTTGGAGGAACTACAGCCATTGAACGGGCTGCTTTTTTCACGGTCAGAAATCAATCGCTACATGGATGAAGAAGAACGCCATGATATCAAAATTTTGACCCAGAAAAGTGACCAAGCCTTAAAAACCATGAGCAGCGGCGAACAAAAAAAGGCCTTGCTCAATCATTTACTGCAACAAGATCCTGATTTTATGGTTTTGGTGAATCCTTTTGATAATTTGGATATGGCCACACAGACCAAGTTGAAAAAACAGCTTTTGGATATTGCTTCCAACAAAATCCTGGTTCAATTGGTGAGTCGATTGGATGATATATTGCCCAACACTTCCAACTTTTTTAAGCTTGACGGAGGTAATCTTCATCAATACGATTCGCCCGAAGCTTTTTGGAACGAAAACAAAAACGAACCCATCAGCTTTAGCGGTGCAATTCCACCACCCTTATCCCCGGTTAAAGTCGAGGGCACGGAATTGGTCAGTTTTAAAAAAGTATCCGTTAGTTTTGATGGGCGCCAAGTACTGGACCAAATCGATTGGACTATCCAAAAAGGCGAGTTTTGGCAATTGATCGGTCCTAATGGCAGCGGAAAATCCACCCTTCTATCCATGATTACAGGTGACAGCCATAAGGGCTACGGCCAAGATTTGACGATTTTCGGGCAAAAAAAAGGGAGTGGCGAAAGTGTTTGGGACCTTAAACAAAAAATCGGCTATTACACCCCTGCCATCACCAATACGTTTGGAGGCTATCACAGTCTGGAAAATATGATCATATCAGGCCTTCACGATTCCATTGGGCTCTACGTGCAACCTATGGATAGCGAAAAACATTTGGCCAACCAATGGTTAAACCTTTTAAACCTAAAGGGCAGAAAAGAAGACCACTTCCGAGATTTGACCACTGGGGAAAAGCGGTTGGTAATGGTCGCAAGAGCCATGGTAAAGCACCCTCCGCTTCTTATTCTGGATGAGCCTACGGCGGGTCTGGACGATGCCAGCGCCAATCTTTTTGTTGCCCTAGTGAATAAAATTGCCAAAGAAAGCGACACGGCCATCGTTTTTGTTTCACACAGAAAAGAACCTCAATTACATCCAGAATATATTTTTGAGCTCCTTCCTTCGGAAAAAGGCTCTACAGGTATCAAAATACAATCTTAAGCTGTTGTGCATTATGATTGAAATTCGTCAGTTCGAGTGATTTTTTGGTGGTTGAGCCCTTCGACTATGCTCAGGATAAACTAAAATCGAAACCAATAAAAAATTAATTGAATGTCCGCAATGTGTCATAATATTACCAACGTCACCCTGAACTTGATTCAGGGTCACATAAAGATGCTCATGTTCAGCAGGATGAGATGTTGAAACCTGCCTTTGCCAGCAGGCAGGCAAGTTCAACATGACGCCAAAAACATCATTATGACATTAAACGGACAATCAGTAAAAATTATACCTGCCAGCAGGTCGAGAATAAGAATTTCAAGTCAAAACCCGATTCTCGATACAAAATTCCTTTGGAATTTCGAATTGACGGCTTTTGGCATACGAAGCCTTTATAATACACAACGGGGCAATCTTAATGTATTTATAAACAACAACTTAGTTAACTCATCCGTTTTTTTGCTATCTTATTGGGAATTCAAACGTTAACTATTCCCTCACATGCAAAAAATCAATGTTAAGCCAGGTGCCAAACTTGCAGATTATAAGGCGTACGGATCCCTTTATTCCTCTGTTCTGGATTTTTTGGAACAGGCCAAAGAGCCTATCGAGTCACTTAAAGGATGTACCATTTGGATGATAAATTCCACTGCCATTGGTGGTGGTGTGGCCGAAATGCTCCCTAGTCAAATGCGAATATTACGAGAACTTGGAGTATCTATCGAGTGGCTGGTTATCGAAGCTGAAAAAGATGCATTTTTCGATTTGACCAAACGTATCCACAATGCTATTCATGGCAGTGGTAACGGAGTTTTCACTGAAGAAGACCGAAAAATTTATGAAGAAGTCAATCAAAACAATCTTCCCAAAGCTTTGGAACTTATCAACGATGGCGATATTGTTGTGGTACACGACCCGCAACCCATGCCATTGGCGGCCATGATCAAAAGGAAAAAGAACGTTTCCATTATTTGGCGGTGCCATATTGGTTTGGAAGAAGATACCGAGGTAACGGATGCCGTATGGAAATTTTTAGAGCCCTATACCAACGATTACGATCATTTTGTATTCAGTTTACCGTCTTATGCACCAAAGTCGTTACAAAAAAGAACATCCATTATCCCTCCAGCGATTGACCCATTGAGCCATAAGAATCGAGAGCTACAATTACATAAATGCATTGGTATTTTGTATCAATCGGGAATTTTGGATGACCACAAGGCCATTCTTTATCACCGTTACAAGCATTTGGTAAGAAAAGTAATGCCCGATGGTTCTTTTGATTTTTTAGATGCGGATGAAAATCTGGATTTAATCTACCGTCCGATTATTACTGAAATATCTCGATGGGACAGACTGAAAGGTTTTAAGGAATTGATGGAAGCCTTTATTAAAATGAAATTGGACAATCGTAAAAATGGCGACCCGAAGAGCCTTGAATACAAACGAATTGAAATGACCCTTTTGGTGATGGGTGGTCCCGACCCTGCTTTTGTATCTGATGACCCAGAGGGCAAGGAGGTTTTAAAGGAATTGACAGAGACTTATAAAACGATAGATAGAAACATGCAGAACGACATTGCTATTTTGCTGCTTCCTTTGGACAATCCAAAAGAAAATGCTTTGATCGTGAATGCGCTTCAACGAACCTCAAGTTTTATCGTCCAAAATTCCATCCAAGAAGGATTTGGACTTACCGCAACGGAGGCCATGTGGAAAAGGAAACCTGTTTTGGTATCCAATGCGGCCGGACTCAAATATCAGGTAGTTCACAACAAAACGGGGCAAATTAATCCAGACCCAACCGATATTGAAAGTTTATCCAAAACCTTGGCCTATATGCTCAACCATCCAAAAGAGCGTGACAAATGGGGTTTTAATGGGCAGCTAAGGGTCATTCAGAACTTTACCTTGTTCAGCCAACTGGTTTCATGGCTCAAAGTATTGTCAACTAACAAAGCATAGTTATAAATAAACAAAGGGCCTTTTAAAAGGCCCTTTGTTATAAAGTGTAATATAAAAAAACGAAAAACTATGCTCCTGTAGCAGCAGCAATTTTCTTCTTTAATGAATCGAACATTACCGGTGTTGCAATAAATACAGAGGAGTACGTACCTACAATTACACCTATAATCATCGCAAACATAAATCCTCTTAGGCTTTCACCTCCAAAGGTAAAGATAGCCAATAACACGATCAATGTCGTGAGCGAGGTGTTCAATGTTCGGCTCAACGTACTGTTTAAGGCATCGTTGATGTTTTCACCTCCCTTAAACCCTTTAAGAAGAGTGATTTCACGGATACGGTCGAATACTACCACCGTATCGTTCAGGGAATAACCGATTACCGTTAGAATGGCCGCAATAAAGGCTTGGTCGATTTCCATGTTGAAAGGCATAATGTCTCCTGTCAATGAGAAGATTCCCAACACGACCATAACATCGTGGAATACTGCTGCAACAGCACCCAATGAGAATTGCCATTTTCTAAATCGCAATAGGATGTATAGGAAAACGACCAACAATGACCCAACAATGGCCAAGAAGGCATTTTTCTTGATATCATCCGCGATGGTCGGTCCTACTTTAACGGATTGCAGGATACCTATTGATTTTTCGGATGCACCAACAGTAAAATCGTCAAAAGAAGTACCATCTGGCAAATATTTTTGTAGCGTGGTATAAAGCATATTTTGAATTTCGGTATCCACCTCAACTCCTTCTTCATCCACTTTGTAAGGTGTAGTTACCTTTATCTGGTTTGCATCGCCAAAAGTCTTCACATTGGTTCCACTACCAAAAACTGTATTTAGTTCAGAAGCAATTTCCGATGGGTTGACTGCTTTTTCAAAACGGATTTGATAAGAACGCCCTCCAATAAAATCAACCCCTTGATTCAGTCCATTTGTAAGCAATGAAAAGGTGCTCACGGCTAGTAAAATTGCGGAAACAATGTAGGCTATCTTACGCTTGGACAAGAAATTGATGTGCAAATTGGTAAACAGGTTCTTGGTAATTCCAGTACTGAAATCCAATCTGCGTCCTTTCTTGTTGGTGTAGGCATTGATCATCAAACGAGTGACGAAGATTGCCGTAAACAAAGAAGTAACGATACCAATCATTAATGTGGTGGCAAAACCTTTAATAGGCCCTGATCCAAATATAAATAAGATGATTGCAGTAAGTCCCGTGGTAATGTTGGCATCCAAAATGGAAGACAAAGCGTTTCCAAAACCGTCGGCAATGGCTTGGGCTTTTCCTTTCCCACGAGCCAATTCTTCTTTAATTCTTTCAAAAATAAGTACGTTGGCATCCACCGACATACCAATTGTCAACACGATACCAGCAATACCGGGCAACGTTAACACAGCTCCTAAGCTGGTCAATACACCAAAAATCAAGAGAATGTTGAACACCAATGCGATGTCTGCGAAAACCCCTGCTCTACCATAGTAGAAAATCATCCAAACAAGCACAAAAGCCATAGCAATCATAAAGGACATAAATCCACTATCAATAGCTTCTTGTCCCAATGATGGACCAACAACTTCAGATTGAATAATATCGGCTGAAGCAGGAAGTTTACCTGCACGCAATACGTTGGCAATATCTTTTGTTTCGTTTACGGTGAACGTACCTGTAATTTCGGAACGTCCTCCAGAAATAGGCCCGGAAGAAACTCCTGGCGCTGTGTACACCTTGTTATCCAAAACAATGGCAATACCTGTTTGGTTGTTGTAGGCATCTCCTGTCAGCTCTTCCCACTCTTTGGCACCACGGGTATTCATCGTCATGCTAACAGCAGGTTTGTTGAATTGGTCAAAGGTATCCTGTGCATCGGAAACTACATCTCCGCTTATTCTTGGAGTACCTTCCCTGTTGGATTTTAGAGCGTACAAATCAGCTACTTCGGAATCTTTTGCTGGACGCTCCCAAAGAAACCTGGTAAACTGGATGTCGTTAGGCAACAATCTTTTGATTTCTGCCATTCTCAAATAACCACCGATTTCGGCAGTATCGGAAACCATGGCACGTGCAATAGCATGACTGCCTGGATTGGCCGGAATCAATTTGCCTAATAATGGGTTGGTCTCTTGGGTCATATCCAAGGAGTCTTGGGATACATCCGAAAGCAAGGAATCAATTTCAGATTCCGGTTTTGCCACCTCTTCTTCCTTTGCCTCCGGTTCCAAAATATCTTTCAAACGCTCGTTGGCATTTACTAAAAAGTTTCCGATACTTTGGTTGCTCTGCGGGTAGGTTTCCCAGAATTCCAATTGTGCTGTACTGGACAACAATTCTTGGGCACGGGCAATATCCTTGGCGCCCGGAAGTTCTACCAAAATTCTTCCTGAGTTTCCTTCTCTTTGAATGTTGGGCTGGGTTACCCCAAATCCATCGATACGTTCACGTAGTACCTCAAATGCAGAAACTATGGATTCGTCAATTTTTCTTCTGATGATGGGTTTTACCTCATCATCCGTCATTTGAAAATTGACTTCATCGCTAAGACCTTTATTGGCAAATATATCGGGTGATGCCAATTTGGTATCTCCTTTGATTTTGTCAAAAGCCTCAAAAAACAACTCCAAATAAGTGTCATCACTATTGGTTGATGCTTCATCGGCATCGGCCAATGCTTTGTTGAAAACCGGGTTTTTAGTATTGTTGGCCAA
It encodes the following:
- a CDS encoding T9SS type B sorting domain-containing protein, whose protein sequence is MIKLFAKTLLLLLFWQTVQAQVAQDCIGAVPICSNTPINGGTNGFGTDDFNGAASSGCLEPTTTGAIESNSAWYRFRTAESGQLGFNIGHNANEDWDFALYRASDCSDLGEPIRCNFFDNSENTSFVGVGEDPTGDEDSVHYEDWLQVEAGEDYYLFINNFSNINSGFSIQFTGNIWLDYPNSALDCSIVSNLLGPPIAACEGDNVVLDAFTSGAINYEWYMDSGGGYQLIAGANGATHNVQNSGQYRVVVATSSESIVSDVQVVFNEVPVTGMLTDETFCYEADTSFDLNSKNSEALNRMNPNDFVVSYHSSQTDAEAGVNPLEKQYVPTGGSEIIYVRATSLANPDCYDATQSFTLNAIETPVLNFDEEAVICEAVGSLEIGETQPNLNYAYQWSTGEQTPSIMVSEAGEYTLTVTNQSNGIVCEASRAVSVEISTMPQISSIDIDDMSVNNTVTINTENNDAYEFSIDGSDYQSSNVFEGVPPGVHTVSMRDPYGCGVVEEDIVVVGYLAIFSPNGDVLNETWQIEGLSTLNSAIVTIYDRYGKLIKQMTEFDAGWDGRFQGKPLPSTDYWFKLSYVNDDGNRTYAKHLQSHFSLRR
- a CDS encoding DUF192 domain-containing protein produces the protein MMYKFEKIVLLVLVLVLASCKTESKQALKTESISFTKEGNLAVISTEIDSIKANFDIEIAETDYETKTGLMYRKSMEKEQGMLFIQPTESLQYFYMKNTEIPLDIIYISQAQKIVSFQKNAKPFDENTLPSNAPAKYVLEINAGLSDQLGLQVGDSISFSRN
- the lgt gene encoding prolipoprotein diacylglyceryl transferase, which codes for MYFLGFDWNPEGTLFKLGFLQIKYYNLLWIAAFVLGWFIMKKIFLNEKKSMEKLDSLFIYTVVSIMLGARLGHVFFYDWDYYKDHLAEILLPIRESADSSLFGIINGYEFTGFTGLASHGATIAAIIGIWLYTRKWKDIKMLWLLDRLVVPSAIGAAFVRFGNFFNSEINGKVVDKSYFLATRFIRDSDDMPAYQAMALTKEQTPNAAYKAIQHNPKFSEILQSIPYRHPAQLYEAICYIFVFIALYLLYWKTDWKNKPGFLFGLFMVLLFVVRFFVEFYKKSQGGFEDSLGMLSTGQWLSIPMIFIGIYFMLKPPPVEL
- a CDS encoding GNAT family N-acetyltransferase gives rise to the protein MPKYLLENQASERLIFRKLTASDFDDWLPFYHNPKSTQFWEGLPTDPVKACREQFNRVFERYENDLGGMNALISKESGESGELVGICGLLVQTVDNVQELEIGYSILPKHWLQGYAIEAAQKCKKHAFDNSFSDSLISIIHVDNVLSQKVAKKNGMCLDKTTTYKDNPVHIFRVNRG
- the cysS gene encoding cysteine--tRNA ligase, which gives rise to MQLYKDQSLRIHNSLTGKKDVFKPINEGHVGMYVCGPTVYSNVHLGNCRTFMSFDMIFRYFKHLGYKVRYVRNITDAGHLENDADEGEDKIAKKAKLEQIEPMEVVQRYTVDFHNTLQQFNLLPPSIEPTATGHIIEQIEIIKEILEKGFAYEANGSVYFDVVKFNQDHDYGKLSGRKLEDMITNTRELTAQDEKRNPQDFALWKKAEPQHIMRWPSPWGDGFPGWHLECTAMSTKYLGETFDIHGGGMDLKFPHHECEIAQAEASTGKSPVNYWMHANMLTLNGRKMSKSTDNNLYPAEIFSGDNNILSKPYSPSVVRFFMMQAHYTSILDLSDEALQASEKGYNRLMDALDSIDNLKTGDKSDFDVAAWKQKCYDAMNDDFNTPILIAQLFEAVKHINQIKEDKESISTEDKDILDSTLKAFVYDVLGIENQSITKDDSNTLNGVMELLIDIRNEARAKKDFATSDKIRDQLVALGIQIKDGKDGTTFSVN
- the folE gene encoding GTP cyclohydrolase I FolE, with the translated sequence MKLEQALEEQYEERGNDHVGSSSDTPLREDAFVLSDEEKIERIQKSVREIMLTLGLDLDDDSLKGTPKRVAKMYVQEIFGGLHPDRKPKSSTFDNKYKYGEMLVEKNIVVYSTCEHHLLPIVGRAHIAYISNGTVVGLSKMNRIVDYFAKRPQVQERMNIQIVKELQKVLETKDVACVIDAKHLCVNSRGIRDIDSSTVTAEYGGKFKDEATRREFLDYINLDTEF
- a CDS encoding ATP-binding cassette domain-containing protein; the encoded protein is MKLPKSYAILTQNNSNTQQLVHNLLHNQPIDGLEELQPLNGLLFSRSEINRYMDEEERHDIKILTQKSDQALKTMSSGEQKKALLNHLLQQDPDFMVLVNPFDNLDMATQTKLKKQLLDIASNKILVQLVSRLDDILPNTSNFFKLDGGNLHQYDSPEAFWNENKNEPISFSGAIPPPLSPVKVEGTELVSFKKVSVSFDGRQVLDQIDWTIQKGEFWQLIGPNGSGKSTLLSMITGDSHKGYGQDLTIFGQKKGSGESVWDLKQKIGYYTPAITNTFGGYHSLENMIISGLHDSIGLYVQPMDSEKHLANQWLNLLNLKGRKEDHFRDLTTGEKRLVMVARAMVKHPPLLILDEPTAGLDDASANLFVALVNKIAKESDTAIVFVSHRKEPQLHPEYIFELLPSEKGSTGIKIQS
- the yidD gene encoding membrane protein insertion efficiency factor YidD, with product MKKILIAPFVLLVKFYQYFISPMFPSTCRYSPTCSQYTLEALKKHGLFKGGWLSIKRIASCNPWGGSGYDPVP